A window from Anoplolepis gracilipes chromosome 15, ASM4749672v1, whole genome shotgun sequence encodes these proteins:
- the LOC140674065 gene encoding fatty acyl-CoA reductase 1-like isoform X2 yields the protein MDSADSIPKFYAGQSIFLTGATGFLGRVYMEKILRSCPDVREVFILMRSKKGIGINERLEKLLNLPLYDKLREEQPFNFTKLIPISGDASKENLGLSATDWQMLAERVTIIIHASASVKFNDSLKYAIFTNTRSTRDICILAQNMKNLIALVYVSTAYTHLNHSVIEEKIYPAVADWRKMIEVAEKMDEHVINVCTAKCLDFLPNTYVFSKNLAEAVIAEYSSSLPCAIIRPSIVTSTYDDPVPGWIDNYNGIIGILIGSGKGVLRVLQTNEHICLNIIPVDFVIKCIIVTTWQLGLSICTPGSAPLVIHCTSDQRHWLVQKTSQMGLQILKEIPLENVIWTPNTIFTDNDTQYYMLTILLHILPAMLIDLILILTKHQPMLIRLQRKIYVANNAVKHFMCNEWQFKVTNWLKLYNLISLKDRETFSYNMNVFDTAKYYRNGVIGSKLYLLNEDMNRVDELRASRKRMDLFVVTLKTIIVTAALWLLYKWIYA from the exons ATGGACTCAGCTGACTCGATTCCAAAGTTTTATGCTGgacaaagtatatttttgacaGGCGCGACAGGATTTCTGGGTAGAGTATATATGGAGAAGATACTGCGATCTTGTCCAGATGTTCGCGAAGTGTTTATATTAATGCGTTCGAAAAAAGGAATAGGCATTAACGAAAGactcgaaaaattattaaacttaccG ttatacgaTAAACTGCGAGAAGAACAACctttcaattttacaaaattaattccgaTTTCTGGTGATGCTAGCAAAGAGAATTTAGGTTTGTCAGCTACTGACTGGCAAATGCTAGCTGAGAGAGTGACTATAATAATCCATGCATCGGCGAGTGTGAAATTTAACGACAGTTTAAAGTACGCCATCTTTACTAATACTAGATCAACGAGAGATATTTGTATTCTAGCCCAAAATATGAAGAATTTAATA gCACTAGTGTATGTCAGTACAGCATACACGCATTTAAATCATTCTgtcattgaagaaaaaatttaccCAGCCGTAGCCGATTGGCGGAAAATGATCGAAGTGGCCGAAAAGATGGATGAACATGTCATAAATGTCTGTACAGCTAA aTGTTTGGATTTCTTGCCTAATACATACGTATTCTCGAAGAATTTAGCTGAGGCTGTAATAGCGGAATATTCTTCATCGTTGCCTTGTGCAATTATAAGACCTTCTATAG TGACAAGTACTTATGATGATCCAGTTCCAGGGTGGATAGATAACTATAATGGTATAATAGGGATATTAATTGGTAGTGGAAAAGGAGTATTACGAGTATTGCAGACTAATGaacatatttgtttaaatataatcccagtagattttgtcataaaatgtataatagtcACAACTTGGCAGCTTGGATTGTCAat cTGTACGCCAGGTTCTGCACCTTTGGTCATACATTGTACTTCTGATCAGAGACACTGGTTGGTACAGAAAACTAGTCAAATGGGTCTTCAAATCTTAAAGGAAATACCCCTCGAAAACGTTATTTGGACGcctaatacaatatttaccgATAATGATACTCAATATTATATGTTGACAATATTGTTGCATATCTTGCCAGCTATGTTGATagatctaattttaatacttacgAAACATCAACCTAT GCTAATAAGACTGCAAAGGAAAATATACGTAGCCAACAACGCTGTAAAGCATTTTATGTGTAATGAATGGCAATTTAAAGTTACAAATTGgctaaaattgtataatttaatttcacttaAGGACAGGGAAACATTTTCATACAATATGAATGTTTTTGATACTGCAAAGTATTACag AAATGGTGTGATTGgaagtaaattatatcttcTCAACGAGGACATGAATCGAGTAGATGAACTCAGAGCGAGTCGTAAAAG aatggATCTGTTTGTTGTGACATTGAAAACTATCATCGTTACTGCAGCGCTGTGGCTGTTGTATAAGTGGATCTATGcttaa
- the LOC140674167 gene encoding LOW QUALITY PROTEIN: fatty acid synthase-like (The sequence of the model RefSeq protein was modified relative to this genomic sequence to represent the inferred CDS: inserted 5 bases in 4 codons; deleted 4 bases in 2 codons; substituted 1 base at 1 genomic stop codon), with translation MEKGTFTPCTDSGEEIVIAGIAGRFSDSDNLNQLGENLFNKQAHTLDSMSRMLLEHTYEAVIDAGINPKQLRGKNTAVIIGSTFIEFQQKFIWTLHALLGALNLHRQIFFHISWMSKVRLILLIQHAALVFMLWLLDIIEYHFFGVCLHLNINLQFSRLGVLSADGYCRPFDTAASGYSRSETVSVIYLQKAKYAKRIYAIFKHIKINNDGYKEEGITFPSMHNQSMLLTEFCEECGVLPCCLDYIEAHGTATKAGDPEEINAINKILCKNRKTPLTIGSVKSNLGHGEAASGFAQIAKVIIAFETGLVPPNINYTSPRNDIDALVNGNIQVVTEATPLKNXYHMLLKWNSKQKINNGAPNDGLSRLVILSGRTKESVNSFLNDVANHSTDAEYIRLLHDIYADNIDGHSWRGYIILKQCTLQQNSIKEIQNYENVKRPIWFIFSALGAQWPGMGQNLLKFHVFANAMRKCDILKLYNINIMNILTKQDEEGCKNALHTFVSIVAIQIGLVDLLTSLEITADYMISHSAGELGCAYAVRCLTLEQTILLAYFIGIACIEKNIHSSMAIVNFDYKRLRNIYPANIEIICYNNQNSNIVCGPAESIKKFMKKLQINNINVNEISCDIPYXKIRLLFHLNQVITRPKKRSLRWISTSVPYIEWSNEAATLSSGYYYTNSILNTILFEQATNLIPNNAVTIEISSDGNLQHILKKSLHPKVTNIVLTEHTEQDIDVTLRGIGKLYNCGLPPQIANLYPPVEFPVSRGTPMISPSIRWDHSEDWFVATFQSQTHMQFRERHIEISLNDESFEYMIGHIIDGKNLLPATGYLAFVWETIGMIEDKIYTTMPIIFQDIKFIGATHLSNNVVKLTIRTQGKSGKFEIIEGDSVVVIGTVHTVSNPEQEIIPTNLLPECDDEEHMTTQDIYKELKLRGYQYSGWFRGLKSASISGSKGHISWTNNWVTFMDTMLQLHILGYDTRDLYVPTSIQKLVIDPALHMSKLREVMTEEYKELSVRIYRKTDAIISGGIEIRGASVTAISRRNLIQDPVIEEHLFVAHYDHAKISLNEAIRISVQLALKDHQIINVTAIELVEDVDNVSLENLSSLLLIETFNNMPQIQANITLLTLSNRFNSVELPQNVTVVDLSITSSINDKALIVVGFNLLTKQQNSLERLLPFIREGGYLLTREKSNIINYDKYMRQYELNVILEKRTKTEVIVLLKKKVQIKKKTVVYINNDNFNWLEELKLLVNDDTQQDKDSRIIIVGQGDFECGLLGLVNCLRKESGGEIVRSVLIQDQKAPKFSLQNPFYMQQLEKDMTINVLRPNQTWGSYRHLKLPRPEVKPVSTAYVTQMVRGDLNEKKTLCWIENDISIQSHFEDLIRVVYSSINFKDVMLATGKLNSFPIAMSQARFQPTSLGMEYVGFDTNGRRVMGLGDNKCIANVVIKDKGLCWNIPDTXPCVYSTCYLALYIFGKMKKGDKILIYSGTGGIGQAAIHLAFSEGCEVFTTVGTIEKREFIKKMFPIIMDNHIGNSRDTSFEQMIMKQTNNRGVDIVLNSLAEEKLIASVRCLAQKGRFLEIGKFDLISNNPLXNLFQKGISFHSILLDNMYAQHHKHKSXLSKIITDGLKIGKIKPLQVQVFPKSDIEAAFRYMASGKHIGKIILNIQEDNQSLSGPVMALRRYYCLSNRSYVILGGLGGFGLELTDWLILRGAKNVVLISRTGIKNGYQRMRIKLWKSYDVNLYILLMIVEIKQTMKREFDIFLTAQEIRNLIFAKLVAMSNANNDNTQVEQSVEITEPNIVKLFGIVKDEDFVKEICLDVSPKIGENTVQIFLIPGVYGCATVFKHLLSSIKFSLTSLQCSTNNIEATNIISETTDHLMKHVSLRLEDGRDFVLVGYSFGSIIAIELARKLKAMNYKGRLVLIDGAPQQVRAIYEQHLSCFNDIEFQIDILAIILEVYKAGSSEKILMILKECKSWEERFDIFAKHFLAINTSLSLINLKTLCTTVYKYVVAIREYDPSTLSRIKSPITLLKATLSHVYDIEEDYGLHKITQNKVEVYCIKGDHFTILTNKKVVTAINGETL, from the exons ATGGAGAAAGGAACATTCACACCATGCACTGATTCTGGTGAAGAAATTGTTATTGCAGGTATAGCTGGACGCTTTTCAGATTCAGATAATCTGAATCAGTtaggagaaaatttatttaataaa CAAGCACATACGCTCGACTCTATGTCGAGAATGTTACTTGAACATACTTATGAGGCAGTTATTGATGCGGGAATCAATCCGAAACAATTGCGAGGAAAAAATACTGCTGTGATCATTGGATCAACATTCATTGAGTTTCAAcagaaatttat ATGGACGCTCCATGCATTGTTGGGTGCTTTAAATCTTCACAggcaaatattctttcatatttCCTGGATGTCAAAGGTCCGTCTTATACTGTTGATTCAGCATGCAGCTCTAGTCTTCATGCTTTGGCTCTTGGATATCAT agaataccattttttcggtgtatgcTTACATCTTAACATAAATCTGCAGTTCTCGCGTCTTG gtGTTTTGTCAGCCGATGGTTACTGCAGGCCTTTTGATACTGCAGCTAGCGGTTACTCGCGTAGCGAAACCGTGTCGGTGATATACCTTCAAAAGGCAAAATATGCTAAAAGAATTTATGCTATATTtaagcatattaaaataaataacgatgGATACAAGGAAGAAGGAATAACATTTCCATCGATGCATAATCAAAGCATGTTATTGACAGAATTTTGTGAAGAATGCGGAGTCTTACCATGCTGTCTAGATTATATTGAAGCGCATGGTACGGCTACCAAAGCTGGAGACCCGGAGGAGATAAATgctatcaataaaatattgtgtaaaaaCAGAAAGACTCCGCTGACGATCGGTTCCGTAAAATCCAATCTTGGTCACGGTGAAGCAGCCAGTGGTTTCGCACAAATAGCTaag GTAATAATAGCGTTCGAAACCGGTCTTGTTCCACCAAACATCAATTATACATCACCACGAAATGATATAGATGCCCTTGTAAATGGAAACATTCAAGTAGTTACAGAGGCAACGCCACTTAAGAA ATATCATATGTTACTAAAATGGAAtagcaaacaaaaaattaataatggagCACCAAACGACGGCTTATCAAGACTCGTGATATTATCTGGACGCACAAAAGAATCAGTAAATTCGTTTTTGAACGAT GTCGCTAATCATTCTACAGATGCCGAATATATTCGTTTATTACACGATATTTATGCAGACAATATAGATGGTCATTCATGGAGAGGATATATTATACTGAAGCAATGCACTTTGcaacaaaattcaataaaagagATTCAAAATTATGAGAATGTAAAAAGACCTATTTGGTTTATATTCTCTGCCTTAGGCGCGCAATGGCCAGGAATGg gtcaaaatttattaaaatttcacgtCTTTGCAAACGCTATGAGAAAAtgcgatattttaaaattatataatataaatatcatgaaCATTTTAACAAAGCAAGACGAAGAAGGATGCAAAAATGCTTTACATACATTTGTCAGCATTGTTGCTATTcag ATTGGCTTAGTAGATCTTCTAACATCTTTAGAAATTACTGCAGATTACATGATTAGTCATTCTGCTGGTGAATTGGGTTGTGCATATGCGGTTAGATGTCTAACTCTTGAACAAACTATTTTATTGGCATACTTTATTGGTATAGCCtgtatcgaaaaaaatattcatagttCTATGGCAATTGTAAACTTTGACTACAAACGcctaagaaatatatatccagcgaatattgaaataatatgctataataatcaaaacagCAATATTGTATGTGGGCCTGCAGAATCCATAAAAAAGttcatgaaaaaattacag attaataacattaatgtgAACGAAATCTCCTGCGATATACCAT TGAAAATTCGCCTTTTGTTTCACTTGAATCAAGTAATAACACGGCCAAAAAAACGAAGTCTAAGATGGATCAGTACCTCCGTACCTTACATCGAATGGTCCAATGAGGCAGCGACGTTATCTTCAGGATATTATTACACgaatagtattttaaataccATACTATTTGAACAAGCAACAAATTTAATTCCAAATAATGCAGTGACTATCGAAATTTCATCGGATGGCAATCTGCAGCATATCTTAAAGAAATCTTTACATCCAAAAGTGACGAACATCGTACTGACTGAGCACACTGAACAAGATATCGATGTAACTTTGCGAGGGATTGGAAAACTTTACAATTGTGGCTTACCT CCGCAGATCGCTAATTTATATCCGCCAGTGGAATTTCCAGTCAGTCGAGGAACCCCTATGATATCTCCATCTATCAG ATGGGATCATTCTGAAGATTGGTTTGTAGCAACCTTTCAATCACAGACACATATGCAATTCAGAGAAAGACACATCGAAATCAGTCTCAACGATGAAAGTTTTGAGTATATGATCGGTCATATAATCGacggaaaaaatttattacctgCGACAGGATATCTTGCGTTTGTTTGGGAAACCATCGGCATGATAGAAGACAAAATATACACAACTATGccaataatatttcaagatataaagtttattgGTGCTACTCATTTATCGaataatgttgtaaaattgacaattagGACACAAGGTA AGAGcggaaaattcgaaattatCGAAGGAGATAGTGTTGTGGTAATCGGTACAGTGCATACTGTTTCAAATCCAGAACAGGAAATAATTCCTACTAATCTTTTGCCGGAATGTGACGACGAAGAACACATGACTACTCAAGATATCTACAAAGAGTTGAAATTACGCGGCTACCAGTACAGTGGCTGGTTCCGTGGATTAAAAAGCGCATCTATTTCAGGCAGCAAAGGACATATCTCTTGGACAAATAATTGGGTAACATTTATGGATACTATGTTGCAGTTGCATATACTTGGATACGATACTAGGGATTTATATGTTCCTACTAGTATTCAAAAGTTGGTGATCGATCCTGCGCTTCACATGTCAAAGCTACGGGAAGTGATGACAGAAGAGTATAAAG AATTATCAGTACGGATATACAGAAAAACAGATGCGATTATATCTGGTGGAATAGAGATTCGAGGTGCTAGCGTTACCGCAATTTCTCGCCGAAATCTAATTCAAGATCCCGTTATCGAGGAACACTTATTTGTAGCTCATTATGATCACgcgaaaatttctttaaatgaaGCGATCCGAATATCGGTGCAACTTGCATTAAAAGATCATCAGATTATTAACGTAACAGCCATTGAACTAGTAGAAGATGTCGATAATGTATCATTGGAAAACTTATCATCTTTGTTGCTGattgaaacttttaataatatgccgCAGATACAagcaaatattactttattaacattatcgaATCGTTTCAATTCAGTAGAATTGCCCCAAAATGTTACAGTCGTAGATTTATCAATCACA TCATCTATAAATGACAAAGCCTTAATAGTTGTCGGATTTAATCTCTTGACGAAACAACAAAACTCGTTAGAAAGACTTTTGCCATTTATAAGAGAAGGCGGTTATCTATTGACGCGCGAAAAGAGCAACATAATTAACTACGACAAGTACATGCGGcaatatgaattaaatgttattcttGAAAAACGAACTAAGACTGAAGTGATTGTgcttttgaagaaaaaagttcagataaagaaaaagactgtcgtttatataaataatgacaacTTTAATTGGCTAGAAGAATTAAAGTTGCTCGTGAATGATGATACTCAACAAGATAAAGACAGTAGAATTATAATTGTCGGACAGGGAGACTTTGAGTGTGGTTTGTTAGGCCTCGTTAACTGTTTGAGAAAAGAATCAGGCGGGGAAATTGTCAGAAGTGTACTTATTCAAGATCAAAAAGCTCCTAAATTCTCTTTACAAAACCCTTTTTATATGCAGCAATTGGAAAAAGACATGACTATTAATGTTTTGCGCCCTAATCAGACCTGGGGTTCTTACAGGCATTTAAAATTACCACGTCCAGAAGTCAAACCTGTATCTACCGCCTACGTCACTCAAatg gttCGTGGTGatctaaatgaaaaaaaaacattatgttggatagaaaacgATATATCCATCCAGTCTCATTTCGAAGATTTGATACGTGTAGTTTAttcttctattaattttaaagacgTAATGTTAGCTACCGGCAAACTAAATTCATTTCCGATAGCAATGTCACAAGCAAGATTTCAGCCTACATCACTTGGAATGGAATACGTAGGATTTGACACCAATGGACGTCGCGTAATGGGACTTGGtgataataa ATGTATAGCAAACGTcgttataaaagataaaggtTTATGTTGGAACATACCTGATA TGCCATGCGTTTACAGTACGTGTTACCTcgccttatatatttttggaaagaTGAAAAAGGGagataaaatacttatatattccGGTACTGGAGGTATTGGACAAGCGGCTATCCACTTGGCTTTTAGCGAGGGATGCGAGGTATTCACTACCGTGGGTACAAttgaaaaacgagaatttattaagaaaatgtttcCGATTATTATGGATAACCACATTGGAAATTCTCGTGATACGAGTTTCGAACAAATGATAATGAAGCAAACAAACAATCGCGGTGTGGACATCGTGTTAAATTCATTGgcggaagaaaaattaatcgcaTCCGTTCGTTGTCTAGCACAAAAAGGTCGTTTCCTAGAGATTGGAAAGTTTGATCTTATTTCTAACAATCCTC TAAATCTGTTTCAAAAAGGCATTAGTTTTCACAGTATTTTATTAGACAATATGTATGCCCAACATCACAAACATAAGTCCTAGTTGTCCAAAATAATAACTGACGGTctgaaaattggaaaaatcaAACCACTTCAGGTACAAGTTTTCCCAAAATCAGACATCGAGGCGGCTTTTAGATATATGGCAAGTGGGAAACATATAGGAAAg ataattttaaatattcaagaagATAACCAATCTTTGAGTGGACCTGTAATGGCACTTCGTCGTTATTACTGTCTCAGCAACAGAAGCTACGTTATACTAGGAGGTCTTGGCGGTTTCGGATTAGAATTAACAGACTGGTTAATATTACGAGGAGCTAAAAATGTCGTCCTGATATCGCGAACTGGAATAAAAAATGGTTATCAGCGCATGAGAATTAAATTGTGGAAATCCTATGATGTAAATCTATAC ATTCTATTGATGATTGTCGAAATTAAGCAAACCATGAAAAGAGAATTTGATATCTTTCTTACTGCACAAGAGATACGAAACttgatttttgcaaaattagtTGCAATGTCCAACGCAAATAACGATAATACGCAAGTTGAGCAGTCAGTTGAAATAACGGAACCAAACATTGTGAAATTATTCGGTATCGTAAAGGACGAAGATTTCGTGAAAGAAATCTGTTTAGATGTTTCGCCTAAAATAGGAGAAAATACAgtccaaatatttttaataccagGAGTCTATGGTTGTGCAACTGTATTTAAACACTTATTATCgagtattaaattttctttaacatCTCTACAATGTAGCACAAACAATATCGAGGCTACAAACATAATATCGGAAACAACGGATCATCTTATGAAG cacGTATCTTTAAGATTGGAAGATGGAAGAGATTTTGTATTGGTAGGGTATTCTTTCGGATCTATTATCGCAATTGAGTTAGCAAGAAAGCTGAAGGCTATGAATTATAAAGGACGACTTGTACTCATCGATGGTGCTCCACAACAAGTGCGAGCAATATATGAACAGCATTTGTCATGTTTTAACGACATTGAAtttcaaattgatattttagcCATTATTCTAGAAGTTTATAAAGCAGGATCCAGTGAAAAG
- the LOC140674065 gene encoding fatty acyl-CoA reductase 1-like isoform X1, protein MDSADSIPKFYAGQSIFLTGATGFLGRVYMEKILRSCPDVREVFILMRSKKGIGINERLEKLLNLPLYDKLREEQPFNFTKLIPISGDASKENLGLSATDWQMLAERVTIIIHASASVKFNDSLKYAIFTNTRSTRDICILAQNMKNLIALVYVSTAYTHLNHSVIEEKIYPAVADWRKMIEVAEKMDEHVINVCTAKCLDFLPNTYVFSKNLAEAVIAEYSSSLPCAIIRPSIVTSTYDDPVPGWIDNYNGIIGILIGSGKGVLRVLQTNEHICLNIIPVDFVIKCIIVTTWQLGLSISCTPGSAPLVIHCTSDQRHWLVQKTSQMGLQILKEIPLENVIWTPNTIFTDNDTQYYMLTILLHILPAMLIDLILILTKHQPMLIRLQRKIYVANNAVKHFMCNEWQFKVTNWLKLYNLISLKDRETFSYNMNVFDTAKYYRNGVIGSKLYLLNEDMNRVDELRASRKRMDLFVVTLKTIIVTAALWLLYKWIYA, encoded by the exons ATGGACTCAGCTGACTCGATTCCAAAGTTTTATGCTGgacaaagtatatttttgacaGGCGCGACAGGATTTCTGGGTAGAGTATATATGGAGAAGATACTGCGATCTTGTCCAGATGTTCGCGAAGTGTTTATATTAATGCGTTCGAAAAAAGGAATAGGCATTAACGAAAGactcgaaaaattattaaacttaccG ttatacgaTAAACTGCGAGAAGAACAACctttcaattttacaaaattaattccgaTTTCTGGTGATGCTAGCAAAGAGAATTTAGGTTTGTCAGCTACTGACTGGCAAATGCTAGCTGAGAGAGTGACTATAATAATCCATGCATCGGCGAGTGTGAAATTTAACGACAGTTTAAAGTACGCCATCTTTACTAATACTAGATCAACGAGAGATATTTGTATTCTAGCCCAAAATATGAAGAATTTAATA gCACTAGTGTATGTCAGTACAGCATACACGCATTTAAATCATTCTgtcattgaagaaaaaatttaccCAGCCGTAGCCGATTGGCGGAAAATGATCGAAGTGGCCGAAAAGATGGATGAACATGTCATAAATGTCTGTACAGCTAA aTGTTTGGATTTCTTGCCTAATACATACGTATTCTCGAAGAATTTAGCTGAGGCTGTAATAGCGGAATATTCTTCATCGTTGCCTTGTGCAATTATAAGACCTTCTATAG TGACAAGTACTTATGATGATCCAGTTCCAGGGTGGATAGATAACTATAATGGTATAATAGGGATATTAATTGGTAGTGGAAAAGGAGTATTACGAGTATTGCAGACTAATGaacatatttgtttaaatataatcccagtagattttgtcataaaatgtataatagtcACAACTTGGCAGCTTGGATTGTCAat tagcTGTACGCCAGGTTCTGCACCTTTGGTCATACATTGTACTTCTGATCAGAGACACTGGTTGGTACAGAAAACTAGTCAAATGGGTCTTCAAATCTTAAAGGAAATACCCCTCGAAAACGTTATTTGGACGcctaatacaatatttaccgATAATGATACTCAATATTATATGTTGACAATATTGTTGCATATCTTGCCAGCTATGTTGATagatctaattttaatacttacgAAACATCAACCTAT GCTAATAAGACTGCAAAGGAAAATATACGTAGCCAACAACGCTGTAAAGCATTTTATGTGTAATGAATGGCAATTTAAAGTTACAAATTGgctaaaattgtataatttaatttcacttaAGGACAGGGAAACATTTTCATACAATATGAATGTTTTTGATACTGCAAAGTATTACag AAATGGTGTGATTGgaagtaaattatatcttcTCAACGAGGACATGAATCGAGTAGATGAACTCAGAGCGAGTCGTAAAAG aatggATCTGTTTGTTGTGACATTGAAAACTATCATCGTTACTGCAGCGCTGTGGCTGTTGTATAAGTGGATCTATGcttaa